The proteins below come from a single Aegilops tauschii subsp. strangulata cultivar AL8/78 chromosome 6, Aet v6.0, whole genome shotgun sequence genomic window:
- the LOC109774982 gene encoding protein GLUTAMINE DUMPER 2, which produces MRNAALDAQMNSGGASSSPMIPPPFWSTPTPYLFIGFAVVMSLIAVALAVLLCSRRREGGREDEEAVPAGMMSVRVLTPLDREVPKVVVVMAGDDMPSFLASATPLAFAEAAKVQRPYCQCGAKDVAAPV; this is translated from the coding sequence ATGAGGAATGCGGCACTTGACGCGCAGATGAACAGCGGCGGCGCCTCTTCGTCGCCCATGATCCCGCCGCCGTTCTGGTCGACGCCGACGCCGTACCTCTTCATCGGCTTCGCGGTGGTGATGAGCCTCATCGCGGTGGCGCTGGCCGTGCTCCTCTGCTCCCGCCGCAGGGAGGGAGGCCGCGAGGACGAGGAGGCGGTCCCGGCCGGGATGATGTCTGTGCGCGTGCTGACGCCGCTGGACAGGGAGGTGCCCAAGGTGGTGGTGGTAATGGCCGGCGACGACATGCCGTCCTTCCTCGCCAGCGCCACGCCGCTCGCCTTCGCCGAGGCGGCCAAGGTGCAGCGCCCGTACTGCCAGTGCGGCGCCAAGGACGTCGCCGCCCCCGTATAG